In the genome of Torulaspora globosa chromosome 2, complete sequence, the window CATCACCTTGTCGCTGATTTGAATAAGAGTGACTATCATTCAATCTCCAAAACGCAACAAATAGCCGCGCTAAAGAATGTATCGAGAAACTGCATGATGTACGCTGGTATGATCCAGTACAAGATGCCTAGGGAGACTTATAGTACGCTGATTAAACTGGATGTCGGTATATGAGGAGAATAGTGCTAAACAGAAAACGATTAAATAGTATTACCAAATACgatgatatcgaaaatTCAAGACCTTTTCCCCAACTTCTCCCGCCGATCAGACCGCTAATTTGACTTCAATGTTTACATTTGCTTCTATCATGCGTGTAATCTGGTTGTATCTCATAAGCGTTAGGACTTTTAGGCCTATTTTGTTTCAGTGTCCTATGGCGTCTTTCCACTCTTCTTTGCCTCCTCTCTGCTGGGTCCAAATCCTTCTCAGACTCGGACtcagatgaggatgaagaagatgatgaagacgaacTATGACAGTCCGAATCTGgttcatcgtcatcgaaCTCTtgctgaggatgaaatATACAACATATCTTagttttcttcttgttcataTGCTCATTGTCTATAACACCTGACTCCCATCTAACGCTGGGTCTCTGATGCGTTTCTGGCGCACTTGAGCCCGTCTGCGTGTTCGacctttcttctcctcggAGTTGTAACAGTGGCCTGACTTCCTCGACAGTAATGGTCTGCGACCCTTCCAGTTGTTGGTTCCTGTTGCTGCATGCGCTTACCATTGTATGACAAACATTtaatgaggaagagaacCAGCTTCTTGCAAGATCATGTTAATCGTTACTCATTAAAGGCTGTCTTGAATCAATAGGCTGCCTAGCAGGAGATTACGTCTCAGGTGACACCAACCTACTAAGAAATCTAGCATATGAGGTGGCAAAAGTTCGAGCAATAAGGACTTCATCAAACAGAATAATTGAGCTCAATACATTGTTGAGGATATCTGAGTGCCTAATCATTAGAAATTGCCAATCATGGAGAGGTTACAAAGACTTATGATGAACAGCAAAGCCGGTATGGTTGACGCCAACCGTGATGACACGAAGGAAACAGTATAcatttcatcaatagcGTTGCTGAAGATGCTAAAGCATGGCAGAGCAGGTGTGCCGATGGAGGTGATGGGTTTGATGTTGGGTGAATTTGTGGATGACTATACTGTGAATGTTGTGGATGTATTTGCTATGCCGCAGTCTGGTACCGGCGTTTCTGTGGAGGCAGTCGATGATGTTTTCCAGGCTAAGATGATGGATATGCTAAAGCAAAcaggaagagatcaaatGGTTGTAGGATGGTACCATTCTCACCCAGGCTTTGGTTGTTGGTTGTCATCCGTGGATGTCAATACCCAAAAATCCTTTGAGCAGCTTAATAATAGGGCTGTAGCGGTAGTTGTGGATCCAATTCAATCTGTGAAGGGTAAAGTCGTCATTGATGCTTTCAGATTGATTGATACCGGGGCTTTGATAAATAACCAGGAGCCCAGACAAACAACATCCAACGCTGGACTTCTGAACAAGGCCAATATTCAAGCATTGATACATGGATTAAACAGACACTACTATTCTCTAAACATAGATTATCGCAAGACCCCGACTGAAACAAATATGCTTATGAACCTCCACAAAGAGCAATGGCAATCAGGGTTGAAAATGTATGACTACAAGGAGAAAGAGCATGAGAATTTGGAAGCTACTCAAAAATTAGTCAAAATTGCTGAGCAATACTCCAAGAGGGTCgaagaggaaaaggaaTTTAGCGAGAAGGAGCTGAAAACGCGTTATGTAGGCAAGCAAGACCCTAAGAAACACCTAGCTGAAACGTCTGATGCGGTCCTCGAGAACAACATTGTATCTCTGCTAACGGCAAGTGTAAATTCCGTGGCGATTAAATAGAACGAGCACATATCAGACTTGACTATGTAAACGATATAATAATGCATGAATTCTTCAGGATGCCTTCCGTTCCCATATCTGAATATAGGTTTCATTCAGGAACAAAAgttctttttcttttttCCTGGCATTAGTGCCATCAAGTTCCAGCCACTCATCAGCTTTGTCGTTGTACAATTGGATCATCCATCTGctttcttcgtcttttTCAGCTCCAGTTGAGGGCTTTACACTTGTGTGTATAATGTTCGCCATTAGCTCGTATCGATGACTTTCGATCTCCATAGTTAAAGGGAACTCTACTATTGTTTgatttctgttcttcaCCGGCTGTTGAGTTTTTGGATCGAACCTATCAAAATGCAGTATCAGATACTCGGGGAATTTTCTCAGTCGGTACTTCAAGATATGATGTGACATTTGCTTCTCAGTCTGCCCATCAAACTCGCTCATGAGCTCTTCCAGTCGCACCTGCGGCAAATCGTTAACATTTAATCCTGTCTTGAAGAGTGGTTTCGGCGGCAGATCAAGTGTCAACATCCAGAACGGTAGCGATTTATCGACAGCGGagtcttcttcttgcacAAATTCTTTTACGTTTTGAGCCTGGTCATATATCGTTTTGATCATCGTCTTGGTTATCAAGACTATACCTCGACAATGGGCCTCAGtcaactctttcaaagtcgaAGAATATTTGGACATGCAATCGAAAAGCCATAATAGACACCTCCTCGGATCATTCATCTGATGTGCCGCTTTGTTATCATTAACTAACGCAAACGACACAAACTCTTCCGCCGAGACATGAGGTTTAAAGAGTTTCACTGACCACAGCTTTCGTACTATGACACTGAGCCTTCGTATGAACTGGCTCTCTCTATCAACATCCGATAGTAGGAGGTAGTCCCTTATTGGCGTGACATGCGCGATTGCCAA includes:
- the YPI1 gene encoding type 1 protein phosphatase-activating protein YPI1 (ancestral locus Anc_8.95), with amino-acid sequence MVSACSNRNQQLEGSQTITVEEVRPLLQLRGEERSNTQTGSSAPETHQRPSVRWESGVIDNEHMNKKKTKICCIFHPQQEFDDDEPDSDCHSSSSSSSSSSSESESEKDLDPAERRQRRVERRHRTLKQNRPKSPNAYEIQPDYTHDRSKCKH
- the SAD1 gene encoding mRNA splicing protein SAD1 (ancestral locus Anc_8.97), whose product is MRHRASEELDMESSRRRRHSFEEDTNDKKVKFNAPSYAFLETIDKKKLDFDFEKTCSVTLSNLNVYCCLVCGKYLHGRRANTPAFLHSVNDGHHVYVNFNTLKFYLLPEGTEIQDNGTIQLLNSLRYGIRPTFTESEIAQFPKRCVDLNNNQYTNGFVGMNDKDRAINVVLLAIAHVTPIRDYLLLSDVDRESQFIRRLSVIVRKLWSVKLFKPHVSAEEFVSFALVNDNKAAHQMNDPRRCLLWLFDCMSKYSSTLKELTEAHCRGIVLITKTMIKTIYDQAQNVKEFVQEEDSAVDKSLPFWMLTLDLPPKPLFKTGLNVNDLPQVRLEELMSEFDGQTEKQMSHHILKYRLRKFPEYLILHFDRFDPKTQQPVKNRNQTIVEFPLTMEIESHRYELMANIIHTSVKPSTGAEKDEESRWMIQLYNDKADEWLELDGTNARKKEKELLFLNETYIQIWERKAS
- the RPN11 gene encoding proteasome regulatory particle lid subunit RPN11 (ancestral locus Anc_8.96), which gives rise to MERLQRLMMNSKAGMVDANRDDTKETVYISSIALLKMLKHGRAGVPMEVMGLMLGEFVDDYTVNVVDVFAMPQSGTGVSVEAVDDVFQAKMMDMLKQTGRDQMVVGWYHSHPGFGCWLSSVDVNTQKSFEQLNNRAVAVVVDPIQSVKGKVVIDAFRLIDTGALINNQEPRQTTSNAGLLNKANIQALIHGLNRHYYSLNIDYRKTPTETNMLMNLHKEQWQSGLKMYDYKEKEHENLEATQKLVKIAEQYSKRVEEEKEFSEKELKTRYVGKQDPKKHLAETSDAVLENNIVSLLTASVNSVAIK